One Methanocaldococcus villosus KIN24-T80 genomic window carries:
- a CDS encoding HD domain-containing protein, producing MVYNELENLNGVAKKVYNDLLSNKKVNTFLKMSNIMAVGRLGYNDHGKTHAKIVANNAIKMLKILYKRGIKPSFMEDCKGSFEDSVVITLLGAYLHDIGNAIHRDVHHLHSSYLAKDIIEEILMKYYSEEKVYQMLTEILHIIYSHSETIMSLTLEAGVVAVADGTDMTKGRSRVPINKGCYDIHSISSASVEKVIIKEGKEKPIKIEVILSNEAGIFQIQEVLGEKIKWSGIKQYISVYAKVMKEKPVFREISL from the coding sequence ATGGTATATAATGAGTTAGAGAATTTAAATGGGGTTGCTAAGAAAGTTTATAATGATTTATTATCTAATAAGAAAGTTAATACTTTCTTAAAAATGTCAAATATTATGGCTGTTGGTAGACTAGGGTATAATGATCATGGAAAAACACATGCTAAAATTGTAGCAAATAATGCCATAAAGATGCTAAAAATATTATACAAGAGAGGAATAAAACCCAGTTTTATGGAGGATTGTAAAGGAAGTTTTGAGGATTCTGTGGTTATAACCCTTTTAGGGGCTTATTTACATGATATAGGTAATGCTATACATAGAGATGTGCATCACCTACATTCATCATATTTAGCTAAGGACATTATTGAAGAGATTTTAATGAAATATTACAGTGAAGAGAAAGTTTATCAAATGTTAACTGAGATTTTACATATAATCTACTCCCACAGTGAGACTATAATGAGTTTAACTTTAGAGGCAGGAGTAGTAGCTGTAGCTGATGGAACGGATATGACAAAGGGTAGATCAAGAGTGCCTATTAATAAGGGATGTTATGATATCCACTCTATTTCCTCAGCCTCTGTTGAGAAAGTTATTATAAAAGAAGGAAAAGAAAAACCAATAAAAATAGAAGTTATCTTATCAAATGAAGCAGGAATTTTCCAAATACAAGAAGTTCTTGGGGAAAAAATAAAATGGAGTGGTATTAAACAATATATATCTGTGTATGCAAAAGTTATGAAAGAAAAACCAGTTTTCAGAGAAATTTCTCTCTAA
- the priS gene encoding DNA primase catalytic subunit PriS produces MEVVKRLYKEYYNYVINNNLLEVPEKIEYREFGYGYLKKVDNRNLSFKNEKEYKMWVLSNTPFHLYKSLAYCYYPNRQGGAKQKEVFRRELAFDIDVHKTEKCKHDNDFICKYCLEKAKKQALYLIDEFLLTDFGLKEDDILIVFSGNRGFHIYIKPKDLKLRDIIEQYSKEERRFLLSYVLGEHLNPSYIGYGWRRRLFKLLKPKDKKLLYRKNWKGFFNKDVILKNRLELDEKVMEDDIRLLRVIYSLHGYTGFIVKPVAYKDLKKFNPLKDAIFGKFEEKWYKVEINSDREFSITINNRRYTNRSKKVSGTALLFLFGHNIKFELL; encoded by the coding sequence ATGGAAGTTGTAAAGAGACTTTATAAAGAGTATTATAATTATGTCATTAACAACAACCTCTTAGAAGTTCCAGAAAAGATAGAATATAGAGAGTTTGGTTATGGATATCTAAAAAAAGTAGATAATAGGAATCTTTCATTTAAAAATGAGAAAGAATACAAAATGTGGGTTTTGTCAAACACACCTTTTCATTTATATAAATCATTAGCATACTGCTACTATCCAAATAGACAAGGTGGTGCTAAACAGAAAGAGGTTTTTAGAAGGGAGTTAGCTTTTGATATTGATGTTCATAAGACAGAAAAGTGCAAACACGATAATGACTTTATATGTAAATACTGTTTAGAAAAGGCAAAAAAACAGGCTTTATATTTAATAGATGAATTTTTACTAACAGATTTTGGTTTAAAGGAAGATGATATTTTGATAGTTTTTAGTGGTAATAGGGGATTTCATATTTATATAAAACCAAAAGATTTGAAATTAAGAGATATTATTGAGCAATACTCAAAAGAAGAGAGAAGATTTTTATTAAGCTATGTATTAGGTGAGCATTTAAATCCTTCATATATTGGTTATGGTTGGAGAAGAAGATTATTTAAGTTATTAAAACCAAAAGATAAAAAATTATTATATAGGAAAAATTGGAAAGGGTTTTTTAATAAAGATGTTATTTTAAAGAATAGATTAGAGCTTGATGAAAAAGTTATGGAGGATGATATTAGATTATTAAGGGTAATCTATTCTCTACATGGGTATACAGGTTTTATTGTAAAGCCAGTAGCATATAAAGATTTGAAAAAATTTAATCCTCTAAAAGATGCTATATTTGGAAAATTTGAAGAAAAATGGTATAAAGTTGAGATAAATAGTGATAGGGAATTTTCTATAACTATAAATAATAGGAGATATACAAATAGATCTAAAAAAGTTTCAGGCACTGCTCTTCTATTCCTATTTGGACATAATATTAAATTTGAATTACTCTAA
- a CDS encoding DUF2120 family protein, which translates to MIWKANIGKLMHAFKAFRGSKPIFENDKLLIVKSVCKDEEIDNYENLKDYIIKKLKNEGYDIIENPEEIDEFVDKINENFMKEKDITPFGFEKMKESFKIIGCECDYAIGKKNNIMVGVTIYYDKNMKKPKFIEVVGLCL; encoded by the coding sequence TTGATTTGGAAGGCAAATATTGGAAAGCTTATGCATGCATTCAAAGCTTTTAGAGGATCTAAACCAATATTTGAAAATGACAAGTTGTTGATAGTAAAAAGTGTTTGTAAAGATGAGGAAATAGACAATTATGAAAACTTGAAGGATTATATAATTAAAAAATTAAAAAATGAAGGTTATGATATTATAGAAAATCCTGAGGAGATTGATGAATTTGTAGACAAAATTAATGAAAATTTTATGAAGGAGAAAGATATCACTCCTTTTGGATTTGAAAAAATGAAAGAGAGTTTTAAGATTATTGGTTGTGAATGTGATTATGCTATTGGAAAGAAAAATAATATTATGGTTGGTGTAACTATTTACTATGATAAAAATATGAAAAAACCAAAATTTATTGAGGTTGTTGGATTATGCTTATAA
- a CDS encoding DUF2097 family protein, with amino-acid sequence MRIKLKPNEIFNYLNNIEEGDYIELYYGRVHIEGEFIEYYEGILKVLNKSFGIIELDVEEILEDILELAHTNKDGRKVIEFY; translated from the coding sequence ATGAGAATAAAACTTAAACCAAATGAAATATTTAATTATTTAAATAATATTGAAGAAGGAGATTACATAGAGCTATACTATGGGAGAGTACATATAGAGGGAGAATTTATAGAATATTATGAAGGCATTTTAAAAGTTTTAAATAAGAGTTTTGGAATTATTGAACTTGATGTTGAAGAGATATTAGAAGATATATTGGAGTTAGCACACACTAATAAAGATGGTAGGAAGGTAATAGAGTTCTATTAG
- a CDS encoding coiled-coil domain-containing protein: MEIANVIEKLNEIKDDELKDLLKEYIKIKDEISYLNDVLEDVEMLIESIEHIKRDTTAIKAIIPKLSKYTNIPMFNDLIKMIDYVDSVETSEIEALRWKINKDIEELEEKLSMLEKEINIRLREKFL, encoded by the coding sequence ATGGAGATAGCTAATGTTATAGAGAAGCTTAATGAAATAAAAGATGATGAATTGAAAGATCTTCTAAAGGAATATATAAAAATAAAAGATGAAATAAGTTATTTAAATGATGTTTTGGAAGATGTTGAAATGCTTATAGAGAGTATAGAGCATATTAAGAGAGATACAACAGCTATAAAAGCCATAATTCCAAAGTTAAGTAAATATACAAATATTCCAATGTTTAATGATTTAATTAAAATGATAGATTATGTTGATAGTGTTGAAACTTCTGAGATAGAAGCATTAAGATGGAAAATAAATAAAGATATAGAGGAGTTAGAAGAGAAATTAAGTATGTTAGAAAAAGAAATTAATATAAGACTTAGAGAGAAATTTCTCTGA
- a CDS encoding nicotinamide-nucleotide adenylyltransferase, which yields MRGFIIGRFQPFHKGHLEVIKELSKDVDEIIIGIGSAQKSHTLEDPFTAGERILMITKTLSKYDIIYYPIPIRDIEFNSIWVAYVKSLTPKFDIVYTGNPLVRVLFEEEGYKVKTPKFYNRKEYSGTEIRRRMLNDEPWEHLVPDEVVKVIKEIKGVERLKKLAKSDKYENKT from the coding sequence TTGAGAGGTTTTATTATAGGTAGATTCCAACCTTTTCATAAAGGTCATTTAGAAGTTATAAAAGAACTTTCTAAAGATGTAGATGAAATTATTATTGGTATAGGGAGTGCCCAAAAAAGTCATACTTTGGAAGATCCATTTACAGCAGGAGAGAGAATATTGATGATAACAAAAACCCTCTCAAAATATGATATTATCTATTACCCTATCCCAATAAGAGATATTGAATTCAACTCTATATGGGTAGCTTATGTTAAATCTCTCACACCAAAATTTGACATTGTTTATACTGGAAATCCTTTAGTTAGAGTTTTATTTGAAGAAGAGGGTTATAAAGTAAAAACCCCAAAGTTTTATAATAGAAAAGAATATTCTGGAACAGAAATTAGAAGGAGAATGTTAAATGATGAACCATGGGAACACCTAGTACCTGATGAAGTTGTTAAGGTTATTAAAGAGATTAAAGGTGTTGAAAGGTTGAAAAAGTTAGCAAAAAGTGATAAATATGAGAATAAAACTTAA
- a CDS encoding DUF166 family protein, whose protein sequence is MKVAILSEGKYGYRAYKNINRIFNCDFLKISYVGDLDNIIIDENLLNSLKHDIYIIYANQDVTYELIRNIKDGFVFVGIWRGDGFKKQVEKFDNVYSPRFLCEIDEEVLKDKLNKYPQLKEFLKYFGKPKVNLYVKDNKIVDIKIFRRSICGSTEAIYEFLNKEPNLKNIGLRVQHFCVAGKPNVFKNFCPKSEIAKILIDNIRVIQI, encoded by the coding sequence ATGAAAGTAGCTATTTTATCTGAAGGAAAATATGGATATAGAGCTTATAAAAACATAAATAGAATTTTTAATTGCGATTTTTTAAAAATTTCATATGTAGGAGATTTAGATAATATAATAATAGATGAAAATTTATTAAACTCTTTAAAACATGATATCTACATCATCTATGCTAATCAAGATGTAACTTATGAGCTAATAAGGAATATAAAAGATGGGTTTGTATTTGTAGGGATATGGAGAGGAGATGGATTTAAAAAACAAGTAGAAAAGTTTGATAATGTCTATTCTCCAAGATTTTTATGTGAAATAGATGAAGAAGTTTTGAAAGATAAGTTAAATAAATATCCTCAACTAAAAGAATTTTTAAAATACTTTGGAAAACCAAAAGTCAATTTATATGTGAAAGATAATAAGATTGTTGATATAAAAATTTTCAGAAGATCTATATGTGGATCTACAGAAGCCATATATGAGTTTTTAAATAAAGAGCCAAATTTAAAGAATATTGGGCTAAGGGTGCAGCATTTCTGTGTAGCAGGAAAACCAAATGTTTTTAAAAACTTCTGTCCAAAGTCTGAGATTGCTAAGATCTTAATAGATAATATTAGAGTAATTCAAATTTAA
- a CDS encoding DUF5591 domain-containing protein encodes MLEPIAYDIGRLCKFKDSFTPNLIDIDIKIDDPKMPFDCPLELKDKFKKSFFGEIDYNGERITYQVLNYGKYVDEIELMDVDLYIIADRRIIERKELQIIKDIRGKISPNSGIYVPATLPWEIPLLAYMGVDFFDDSLAQFYASMGYRLTKNRAIKEDSNNLLEKNKEVYKEILSEVRLAIKNGYLRNLVEETSISHPYLWANYLRYKPDNRNIPLVKDNKIIITANIKVPEVEKYLERLNYEPYSNVIVLLPCSAKKPYSKSKSHRRFIEAIKRSKAVVDEIIITSPFFLVPRALENLVNYDIPVTGKWSYEEIEGINKYLKNFINTVEEKFNEYIIIAFLPEHYLEILDIDCIKIESNKLNELTETLKKYKDMTKDLSYKGRKIHYLKELCKFQFGYNFLPDEIRVNNRGQIFYKNIQLCSIGRNSLLVLTLHGGKRLWEILGRRSNYVEVSYNIKPGSLFPPGFVDCNENIGYRDEVVLIKDDEFVGVGRALMSGAEMKKAKHGALVNIRKVV; translated from the coding sequence ATGTTAGAGCCTATAGCATATGATATAGGTAGGCTATGTAAGTTTAAAGATTCTTTTACCCCAAATCTTATTGATATAGATATAAAAATAGATGATCCAAAAATGCCATTTGATTGCCCATTAGAATTAAAAGATAAGTTTAAAAAATCTTTTTTTGGAGAGATTGATTACAATGGGGAAAGAATAACTTATCAAGTTTTAAATTATGGAAAATATGTTGATGAAATTGAATTAATGGATGTTGATTTATATATAATAGCTGATAGAAGAATAATAGAGAGAAAAGAATTGCAAATAATAAAAGATATTAGGGGTAAGATATCTCCAAATTCAGGAATTTATGTGCCTGCTACATTACCTTGGGAAATTCCTCTATTAGCTTATATGGGAGTTGATTTTTTTGATGACAGCTTAGCTCAGTTTTATGCTTCAATGGGTTATAGATTAACAAAAAATAGGGCTATAAAGGAAGATAGTAATAATTTGTTAGAAAAAAATAAAGAAGTCTATAAAGAAATCTTATCTGAAGTTAGATTAGCTATAAAGAATGGATATTTAAGGAATTTAGTTGAAGAAACTTCAATTTCCCATCCATACCTTTGGGCTAATTATTTGAGATATAAACCTGATAATAGGAATATCCCATTAGTTAAAGACAATAAAATAATCATAACAGCAAATATAAAAGTTCCTGAGGTTGAAAAATATTTGGAAAGATTAAATTATGAACCATATTCAAATGTTATTGTTTTATTACCTTGCTCTGCTAAAAAACCTTATTCAAAATCTAAATCACATAGAAGGTTTATAGAAGCTATTAAAAGATCTAAAGCTGTAGTTGATGAGATAATAATAACCTCCCCATTCTTTCTTGTTCCAAGAGCCTTAGAGAATTTAGTTAATTATGACATCCCTGTTACAGGGAAGTGGAGTTATGAGGAAATAGAGGGGATAAATAAATACTTAAAAAATTTTATAAATACTGTTGAAGAAAAATTTAATGAATATATCATTATAGCTTTTCTTCCAGAGCATTATTTAGAGATATTAGATATAGATTGTATAAAAATAGAGAGTAATAAATTAAATGAACTTACTGAAACTCTTAAAAAATATAAAGATATGACAAAAGATTTATCATATAAGGGAAGAAAAATACATTATTTAAAAGAACTCTGTAAATTCCAATTTGGATATAACTTTTTACCTGATGAAATAAGAGTAAATAATAGGGGGCAAATATTTTATAAAAATATACAACTATGTTCTATAGGTAGAAATAGCCTTTTAGTTTTAACATTACATGGTGGAAAGAGGTTATGGGAGATTTTGGGAAGGAGGAGTAATTATGTTGAAGTTTCTTATAACATAAAACCTGGATCTCTTTTCCCTCCAGGATTTGTAGATTGTAATGAAAATATTGGATATAGGGATGAGGTGGTTTTAATAAAAGATGATGAGTTTGTAGGTGTAGGTAGAGCTTTAATGAGTGGAGCTGAAATGAAAAAGGCTAAGCATGGTGCTTTGGTTAATATAAGAAAGGTGGTTTAA
- the aroA gene encoding 3-phosphoshikimate 1-carboxyvinyltransferase, with protein MLIVKKTEHLEGKVNAPPSKSYTHRAVIGASLAEGVSKIKYPLWGEDCLASVRGCESLGAKVKLDKDVWFIEGGNFKTPDDVINVGNSGTTLRILTSISSLIPKGYAILTGDSSIRKRPMQPLLDALKQININAFSSKLNGTAPIIVESGKINGNVVKIRGDISSQFITSLLMLLPFNKEDSEIILTTPLKSKPYIDVTIDILDKFGIKVDETEKGFLVYGNQRYRPIDYIIEGDYSSSSYIIAAGILINSHIEIYNLFKDSKQGDKAIIEIVKDMGADIKVKKDCVIVEGEYNLRGIDVDIKDIPDLLPTIAVLACFAEGKTEIYNGEHVRYKETDRIKACYTELKKMGANIKEKEDGLIIEGVKKLKGARLNTYNDHRLVMAFTVAGLKAEGESIIEGEEAVKVSFPNFIEVMKSLGANIEVC; from the coding sequence ATGTTAATAGTTAAAAAAACTGAGCACTTAGAAGGGAAAGTTAATGCCCCTCCATCCAAATCTTATACACACAGAGCAGTTATAGGAGCTTCTTTAGCTGAAGGAGTTAGCAAAATAAAATATCCTCTTTGGGGAGAAGACTGTTTGGCTTCAGTTAGAGGATGTGAAAGTTTAGGAGCCAAGGTAAAATTAGATAAAGATGTTTGGTTTATAGAAGGAGGAAATTTTAAGACTCCAGATGATGTTATTAATGTAGGAAATAGTGGAACTACATTAAGAATATTAACCTCAATATCTTCATTAATACCAAAAGGTTATGCTATTTTAACAGGAGATAGTTCTATAAGAAAAAGACCTATGCAGCCTCTTTTAGATGCACTAAAGCAAATAAATATTAATGCTTTTTCTTCCAAACTTAATGGTACTGCTCCAATAATTGTTGAAAGTGGAAAAATAAATGGAAATGTTGTAAAGATAAGAGGGGATATTAGCTCACAGTTTATAACCTCTCTTCTAATGTTACTGCCTTTTAATAAAGAAGACAGTGAGATAATATTAACAACTCCACTAAAATCAAAACCATATATTGATGTAACTATTGACATATTAGATAAATTTGGAATAAAAGTTGATGAGACAGAAAAAGGATTTTTAGTATATGGTAATCAGAGATATAGGCCTATTGATTACATTATAGAGGGTGATTATTCATCTTCTTCATATATAATAGCTGCAGGGATATTAATAAATTCACATATTGAGATATATAATCTTTTTAAAGATTCTAAACAGGGGGATAAGGCAATAATAGAGATTGTTAAAGATATGGGGGCAGATATTAAAGTAAAAAAAGACTGTGTGATAGTAGAAGGAGAATATAATTTAAGGGGTATAGATGTTGATATAAAAGATATTCCTGATCTTCTACCTACAATAGCTGTTCTTGCATGTTTTGCAGAAGGAAAAACAGAGATATACAATGGAGAACATGTGAGATATAAAGAAACAGATAGAATAAAAGCATGTTATACAGAGTTAAAAAAGATGGGAGCTAATATAAAAGAGAAAGAAGATGGGTTAATTATTGAGGGAGTTAAAAAATTAAAAGGAGCTAGGCTTAACACATACAATGATCATAGATTGGTTATGGCTTTTACAGTAGCTGGTTTAAAAGCTGAAGGAGAAAGTATAATTGAAGGAGAAGAGGCTGTGAAAGTGTCTTTCCCTAACTTTATAGAAGTGATGAAAAGTTTAGGAGCTAATATTGAAGTTTGTTAA
- the comA gene encoding phosphosulfolactate synthase — protein MKAFNFLLDEIERGLTVMLDKGLPPKFIESYLKVCGDYIDFVKFGWGTSAIMNKDVVKEKISYYNDYNIDVYPGGTLFECAVLKNKLDQFFEEALNLGFSAIEISDGSLDISLDLRKEAIKKARSYGLKVLTEVGKKLPEKDKELNINKRVEMIKFDLSAGADYVIIEGRESGRGIGIYDEKGNVKEDLLKAIEENVDINKLIFEAPNKNQQVYFILRYGPSVNLANISYEDVVSLETLRRGLRGDTFNKLQY, from the coding sequence TTGAAAGCATTTAATTTTTTATTAGATGAAATAGAAAGAGGTCTAACAGTTATGTTAGATAAAGGTTTACCTCCAAAGTTTATTGAAAGCTATTTAAAAGTTTGTGGGGATTATATTGACTTTGTAAAATTTGGTTGGGGAACATCTGCTATAATGAATAAAGATGTAGTTAAAGAGAAGATATCTTATTATAATGACTACAACATAGATGTCTATCCTGGAGGCACACTGTTTGAGTGTGCAGTATTGAAAAATAAATTAGATCAGTTTTTTGAAGAAGCTTTAAATTTAGGATTCTCAGCTATAGAAATATCAGATGGATCATTAGATATAAGCTTAGATCTTAGGAAAGAAGCTATAAAAAAGGCTAGAAGTTATGGATTAAAAGTTTTAACTGAAGTAGGAAAAAAATTACCAGAAAAAGATAAAGAATTAAATATTAATAAAAGAGTAGAGATGATAAAATTTGATTTATCTGCTGGGGCTGATTATGTTATTATAGAAGGAAGAGAAAGTGGAAGAGGGATAGGGATTTATGATGAAAAAGGAAATGTTAAAGAAGATTTATTAAAGGCTATAGAAGAAAATGTTGATATAAATAAATTAATATTTGAGGCTCCAAATAAAAATCAGCAAGTTTATTTTATATTAAGATATGGCCCATCTGTCAATTTAGCTAATATATCTTATGAAGATGTTGTTAGTTTAGAAACATTAAGAAGGGGGTTAAGGGGAGATACATTTAACAAACTTCAATATTAG
- the hemB gene encoding porphobilinogen synthase has product MLIRPRRLRKNKKIRDLVRESKLSKDDLIMPIFVDENIKDKKEITSMPNQYRFSIEKAIEEAIEIADLKIPAVILFGIPKYKDPIGSSAFKKDGVIQRTIRGIKKELGDELLVIADCCLCEYTSHGHCGIVKDGKVLNDETLDILTRIALSYAEAGADIIAPSDMMDGRVRAIREALEREGFEDTLIMSYSAKYASSFYGPFRDAADSKPKFGDRKSYQMDIGNAKEAMKEIELDIKEGADLILIKPALAYLDIIKMASEKFYVPIGGYSVSGEYAMVEAAAKLGYINREEVIYEILLSIKRAGADFIITYWAKEMAERL; this is encoded by the coding sequence ATGCTTATAAGACCAAGAAGATTAAGAAAAAATAAAAAAATAAGGGATCTTGTTAGGGAGAGTAAATTAAGTAAAGATGATTTAATAATGCCAATTTTTGTTGATGAGAATATAAAAGATAAAAAAGAAATTACTTCCATGCCAAACCAGTATAGGTTTAGTATAGAAAAAGCTATTGAAGAAGCTATAGAAATAGCTGATTTAAAAATTCCAGCTGTAATACTCTTTGGCATACCAAAATATAAAGATCCTATAGGAAGTTCAGCATTCAAAAAAGATGGGGTGATTCAGAGGACAATTAGGGGGATAAAAAAAGAGTTAGGAGATGAGTTATTAGTTATTGCAGACTGCTGTTTGTGTGAATATACATCACATGGACACTGTGGAATAGTTAAGGATGGTAAGGTTTTAAATGATGAAACATTGGATATATTGACAAGAATAGCTCTTTCATACGCTGAAGCAGGAGCAGATATTATAGCTCCTTCAGATATGATGGATGGTAGAGTTAGGGCTATAAGAGAAGCATTAGAGAGAGAAGGTTTTGAAGATACATTAATAATGAGTTATTCAGCTAAATATGCATCTTCTTTTTATGGACCTTTTAGAGATGCAGCAGATAGCAAACCAAAGTTTGGAGATAGGAAGAGTTATCAAATGGATATTGGAAATGCTAAAGAAGCTATGAAAGAAATTGAGTTAGATATTAAAGAAGGTGCAGATCTTATATTAATTAAACCAGCTTTAGCTTATTTAGATATAATAAAAATGGCTTCTGAGAAATTTTATGTACCTATTGGAGGATATTCTGTTAGTGGAGAGTATGCTATGGTAGAAGCTGCAGCAAAGTTAGGATATATAAATAGAGAAGAAGTTATTTATGAGATACTTTTAAGTATTAAAAGGGCTGGAGCAGATTTTATTATAACCTATTGGGCTAAAGAAATGGCAGAAAGGTTATGA
- a CDS encoding malate dehydrogenase, with product MKISIIGASGRVGGTTAMLLAKEPYMKDLVLIGREKSLNKLNGLKADIYDALAGARSDANIYVSDDNNLSILDGSDIVIITAGAPREDGMSRLDLAKINAKIVGKYARKISEICDTMLFIITNPVDVMTYKAYVSSNFIREHVFGLGTHLDSLRFKVAIAKFFKVHIDEVRTRIIGEHGETMVPLISATSIGGIPIDKFKEFKNLPLEKIIEDVKTKGDKIIRLKGGSEFGPASAIVNVVRCIANNEKRLLTLSTYLDGEFGLKDLCIGVPVKIGKNGIEEIVDIEMSKEEYEAFKRSAEIIKKYCEEVKDL from the coding sequence TTGAAAATATCTATTATTGGAGCTTCTGGGAGAGTTGGTGGAACTACAGCTATGCTATTAGCTAAAGAACCATATATGAAAGATCTTGTATTGATTGGTAGAGAAAAATCATTAAATAAATTGAATGGATTAAAAGCTGATATATACGATGCCTTAGCAGGGGCGAGGAGTGATGCTAATATCTATGTTTCTGATGATAACAATCTATCAATCTTAGATGGTTCAGATATTGTAATAATAACTGCAGGAGCTCCAAGAGAGGATGGAATGAGTAGATTAGATTTAGCTAAAATAAATGCTAAAATTGTAGGAAAATATGCTAGGAAGATATCTGAAATATGTGACACAATGCTCTTTATCATTACAAATCCTGTAGATGTTATGACATATAAGGCATATGTATCATCTAACTTTATAAGAGAACATGTATTTGGATTAGGAACCCATTTAGATTCATTGAGATTTAAAGTAGCTATTGCTAAGTTCTTTAAAGTCCATATAGATGAGGTTAGAACAAGAATTATTGGAGAGCATGGAGAAACAATGGTTCCTCTAATTAGTGCTACTTCAATAGGAGGAATACCAATAGATAAATTTAAAGAATTTAAAAATTTACCATTAGAGAAAATAATAGAGGATGTCAAAACTAAAGGGGATAAGATTATTAGATTAAAAGGAGGTTCTGAGTTTGGTCCTGCTTCAGCTATTGTTAATGTTGTTAGGTGTATAGCAAATAATGAGAAGAGGTTGTTAACACTTTCAACATATTTAGATGGTGAATTTGGATTAAAAGATTTATGTATTGGAGTTCCTGTTAAAATAGGAAAAAATGGAATAGAAGAAATTGTAGATATAGAGATGAGTAAAGAAGAGTATGAAGCTTTTAAAAGATCTGCTGAAATTATTAAAAAATACTGTGAAGAAGTAAAAGATTTGTAA